CTTGATCATCGCGCTGCCGCTGAACCGGATCTCGGCGGCGGCGCTGCGGGTTCTGGCTGGGTTGCTCGCGTGTTCAGCAACGACGCGCTGCTGGTGCTTGCGACGCTGTGTTCGACCGGCGCGCTTTTGATACTGCGCATTCTCGGTCGCCGCCGGCGCATGATCGCAATAACCGTCACCACGTCATAACGAAAAAGCCGGCGCGGTCGTATCGACCGCACCGGCGGGATGCTTCGATGTCATCTGCTCAGTAGACGAGGGCGGTGCCCGGCGGCTTCTCCAGCGCCGCGGCGAGCGAGCGGTATTCCTCGCTGTTGGTGCCGGCGAGCTGCGCGATGCGGTTCAGATGATACTGCGCCTGGTCGCGGTTGCCCTGCTCGAGCTGCCACAGGCCGTAATACTGCCAGGTGCGCACGTGGTTGGGGTCGGCCTTGAGCGCACGCTCGTACCAGATCTGCGACACCTTGTAGTCGCCGAGCTTGCGATAGGAGTAGCCGATCAGGTTGGCGACGTCGGCGCGATCGTCCTGACCCAGCGCCTTCAACTGCTCGATCGCGGCGGCGTAGTCGTGGCGATCATAGATCGTGGCGTAGGCCGCGTGATAACCGGCCAGGAATTTCTGGTCGTCGATCGACGATCTCCTGTCTTTCTTGCTTGCCTTCTTGCCCTTGCCGCTGTCGGATGCGGGCGGGGACGGTTGGTCGCCGCCCGCCGCGTAGGCCTTGATGACGGGGCCGCCTGCTAGCGCCATCGAGAGCACCGCGAGGGTCAAAAACCTTGTCGTCCTGCTCATTCTTCGTCGCTCCCTGAGTTCCTGATCGCGCTCGGTAATCCTACACCGAAGCCTGTCGACTTGAACACCTAGGGCATCAGAACATTCCCGGCCGCCGCACGAATCCCCGTGACCCCTGCGCCCCGGGCACATGACAAAGATGTCATTCACATGAATGAAGACCGTCAGCGTCCTTCAGGACGGGTTCAGTGCGCGGTCTCTAAGGTCGCCTCCATTGATCGGCGAGGCCGACCATCCGGCCGGGTACCTCTCGATCCCGTGGAAGAGGAGACCACCATGTTGAAGTCGATTTCCGCAGCGCTGCTCGCCATGTCCGTGATCGCTGCCCCGGCGCTCGCCGCCGAGCAGGCCAAGACCGCCACCCCCGCGCCTGCGACGACCCCCGCGCCGGCAACCAAACCCGCGCCCGTGATCAAGAGCGAGCAGGAGCCGTCGAAGGCCCTGAACGCCAACGCGAAGATGGACCGTCATCACTATCGCCATCATCGCCACCACAAACATATGGGCCTGTTGAAGGTGCAGAAGGCGCCGAAGCACGCCAGCAAGCACGTCAAGGCGAAGGTCGCGATCAAGCACGTCGCGCCGGTCAAGCGCGGCTGAAACTGATCCGCCGGCGTGGTTTCGATCCACATTGCCCCGCCGCGCCGACGGATGTCAGACCCGGCCCGTTCGCCATTGCTTCCCCAATGGCGGTGGGCCGGTGTGCTGTCGGGGCCTCAGGCCCCGCAAGATAACCGAGTTGCGAATTCCATTCCGGCGCCGGGCGGTCTAAGAGATCGTCACGGGGATCATGGAACTGCGACACTTACGGCGACACTTGGGGATTTCAGCTAAACTGGCGGCGATGCTGCTGCTGTCGATCGGGCTAGCCGGCTGTGCCGGCGGCGGCGACAGCGGTCCAATCTCCTTCACCTCCGATCGCGGCGTGACCGAGCAGCCGTTTCCGACCAACTACCGCGCCGAGATCCTGGCGTTCATGCGGACCTACCTGAACAATCCGGTGGGCGTACACGATGGCGCCATTGCAGAGCCGGTGCAGCGTACGATAGGCGGCCGGTTGCGCTACGTGGTGTGCGTGCGCTACAGCGCAAAGGACACGGATGGAAATTACCGCCCGGCGCGTGAGCGCGGCCTTATCTTCGTCGACGGCCGGCTCGACCGCATCATGGAGAACGCCGCCGAGCCCTGTGCCGGCGTCTCCTACGGGCCGTTTGCCGAACTGGGCAATATGTCGCGGTAGCGCGGTCTGCCTGATCATCGGACGGTTAGCCTGAGCCGATCACTTTTCGGGGAGTGCTGAACCTTGGCTTAGGTATTTGCGACTTCCGTGAGGCGAGGGAGTGATCACTTAACCGATAAAAAACCTTCTGTGATCAGGAACAAACGGCCGTCGTTGCCGCTCTGTCACAGCTCGGGAAGATCACGGCTGCGGCATTGCCCCAAAGCAACCTAATTGAGGTCACGTTGTTTGGGTTGGTAGCGCAACGCTAGTAATGGGGACCACCAATGAAGAAGTTTCTGCTCGGCACCGTCGCCCTGGCCGCTCTTGCGAGCCCGGCGCTTGCGGCTGACATGCCGGCACGCACCTATACCAAGGCACCGCCGCCCGTGACCGCGCCTGCGCTTGTCTACAACTGGACCGGGTTCTACATCGGCGGCCATGTTGGCGGCGCGTTCACCGACGGCACCAACCTGATGGGCAGCGACGCGCGCTTCATGGGTGGCGTGCAGGGCGGCTTCGACTACCAGTTCGCGCCGAACTGGGTGATGGGTATCGAGGCGCAGTATAGCTGGCTGCCGAGCTCGTCGAACAATGGCGTGCTGTTCCCGGCGGGTACGCTCGTGACCGGCAATACCGACCAGATCGGTTCGGTGACCGGTCGCCTTGGCTACACCTGGGGTCCGGCGCTGCTCTACGCCAAGGGCGGTTACGCCTGGCGTGACAACAACAACATCACCGCCACGGTCGGCGGCGTGCCAGCGGCGTTCACCACCGACGGCAACCACAGGGACGGCTACACGGTCGGCGCGGGCCTCGAATACATGTTCGCGCCGAGCTGGTCGGCCAAGGCCGAATACCAGTACTATAATTTCGGCAAGACCACGTTCACGGGCGGCCCGGCCGACATTGTCGGCACGAGCTTCCGCAACGACGAGCACACCGTCAAGCTGGGCATCAACTATCGCTTCGGTTGGGGCGGCCCGGTGGGCAGCAACTACTGATCGTCAGTTCGTTTGAAATGCGCAAAGGCCGGCTTCCAGCCGGCCTTTTGTTCAGCGCGATCGCGCCTCGCATGAAATGCAAAAAATAATTCCTGCCTTGCACGGAACTTTCATCGTGATGCGCTATTATGCGGCTGCCGGGTGGTGGACAAACAAACATGCGTAAAGTTGCGTTAGGTCTCATTCTCTCTGCGGTCTCCGTGCCGTGCTTTGCCCAGACGGTCCTCAAATCCGAGCCCCTGATCCTTGCACCCTATGAGGTCGTGCTCGTGCAGGACGCATCCTGTCCGACCGGCAAGGTCCTCAAGGTCACCGGCGCAATCCGGGGTCTCCATCGACGGAAGGTCTGTGTTTCGCTCGCCTCCGAGCAAGCTTCGCTCGCGACGGCGACGCCGTAAAGCCGCAGGATTTTCCCCTATGCACGTCGGGTCCGCGCAAGCGCCCCGAAGCGGCAGACGTCACGAGTTCAGCCGCGGCTCTATGCGCGCTTCAAGATCGGCGTCCGCCTTGTTCTTGTCCGGATCCTCGTTCGGGTCGAGCTGGCAGGGACGGATCTCATAATCATTGTCCAGCACCGGGCGCGGCGAGCGCTTTTGCTCGTCGGTGACGGCATCAACCACCAGTCCGGATTTCTGGGCCAGGCTCCAGACGTCAGCCTCCGTCGGATAGGCCTTGCTCAGTTTGGCGTCCTGATAGAACAGTGCATACGGCATTTCGTCGCTCCCCCCGAAAACCCGACAACGCCGGCGCCGGTTAAGAGGTTTCCCCAAATGGTATCAGCGTTCCGATCACGGAACCGTGATCGGATTGTCGCCAAGCCATTGAAAGTACGAACCATTCGGACCTTTCCGTGGCGCGCCTTGAGTCCTTAACGCGCGGTAAACCCGGCGAAAAAGAATCCCCGGGACTCTCTGGCTAGAATCGCCGGATGCTCCGTTCCATGAGAGCGATCCTGCAGACCCCGAATGAACGCGTGCTGTTCGCGCTGGCGGTAACGCTGCTGGCAGCCTGCGCCGCGAATGTGGCGCTGGTCTGGGCGTGGCTCTAGATTCTCGTTTCGCGCATTGTCGTCACGCGAAGCGTGCTCCACTGAAAACGCGTTGACCCACGCGAAAACGCCGTGGCCGCCCGGCGGTCGGACCGATTGACGGTCCGTTCATTCCCTCCATCATCTCAAGCGACAACAAGAGCCCTCCGCACGACCGGCGGATGGGCCATTGCGGGGTGGAGCGACCATGATCGAAACACTGAAGGAGCGGGTCAATCGCGACGCGGGGCTGGTGCGCCGCGGCCGGTTTCTCACGACGACCTTCCTGCTCGAGATCGGCAGGACGGCGTGGCTGATTGCGATCCATGAGGGCCGGATCGGATCGGTGACGAAGGGGCCGTTCGTGATGCCGTCGTCGTGCTTTGCGTTGCGCACCTCCGAGGCTGAGTGGGACAGGTTCTGCGAGCACCGGCCGCCGCCGGGCTCCAACGACCTGATGGCGTTGATCAAGCGGCGCGTGCTGAAGGCCGAGGGTGACCTCCAGGTGTTCATGGCGAACCTGCGCTACTTCAAGGAGGCGCTCGGCAAGCTGCGTCGCGAGGGAGTTGCCGCATGAGCGCAAGGTTCGAACCGATCGTCGGCCGCTACATGCATCTCGAATTGTTCGGCCGGCCGCACCGCATCTATGTCGAGGAGGCGGGCGAGGGCACGCCGCTGCTTTGCCTGCACACCGCCGGCAGCGACGGCCGGCAATATCGCGGCCTGATGAACGATCCGCGTGTCACGCGCGATCATCGCGTCATCGCCTTCGACATGCCCTGGCACGGCAAGTCCTCGCCGCCTGAAGGCTGGCATGACGAGGAGTACCAGCTCACCTCGGCGCAATACACGACGATGATCCTCGCCGTGATCGATGCGCTCGAGCTCGACAAGCCGATCGTGATCGGTTGCTCGATCGGCGGACGGATCGCGCTGCAGATCGACACCAGGCGCTGCCCGCTGTTCCTGTTGTCCGGCGAGTACGACTATTCCTGTACGCCGGAGGAGACGCTGGCGGTGGCGAACAGCATTCCCGGAGCGGAGGCCACCATCATGAAAGGCCTCGGCCATTTCCCGATGAGCGAGGATCCGGGCGCGTTCTTGAAGCACCTGCTGCCGGTGCTGGAGAAGATCGCCGCGCGGTGAGGCCATGCGCGACACTGCGCTCGCTCTCCCGCGTGCAGGGAGCTGCTGCGCTTCGGCGCCCTTGGGTGGGATTTATTATCCGCCGCCGTCATGGCCGGGCTCGTCCAGGCCAAGCCCGGGCATGACGATGCTGATAGGACTTCAACCGAATGCCAGTCTTCAAGAACGGGAAATGAGCCCTGCCGCGCTCGATCCGAGGCGGACGAGCAAAGCACCCGCCTACTTGCCGGAGCGCGGTAGCTCGCTGTTGTCGCGGATCGCGGCGCGCACCTTCGCCATCGTGCTGGTGCAGTATTCCTCGCGCTCCTTGAGGAAACGCTGCTGGTTCGCACGGAACTTTGCCACGCGCGCCCGCACGTCCGCCCCGAAATCACCATCGATGTCGAGCCTTGCGAAATGCGGCATCTGCACTTGCGGCGCAGGGGCGGTCACCGCCGCGGCTTCGGTGACGGCCAAGGGGGCGGGCGGAGCGGGCGCCGCGGCAGGAGGCACCTCAAACACGGTCGGCACCGGCAGCGGTGCGGCCACCTGCGTCGGCGCTTCCTGAGTTTCCGTCCCGGTCTCCAGGACAATGGCCGGTGGAGCAGTCCTCTGCGGAGCAGGCTTCATCATCTCGGCGTCCGGGCGCTTGCCGGTCACCGACTGTACGAAGGCGATTGTCTGCGCGATCAGGAGATCGCGTTCTTCCATCCACTTCATGGCGCACCTTGAGCGCGCGGATTGCACCAAAGCAACCTCGCGGAATCAAGCGTTCACCATAATGATGGTTGACGAAGACGTTCGTTTTGCACGCGGGGTGACAAAAGTGTGACACCACTTCCACGCGCGACGCCCTTATCGCTCGCTGGGATGGGTGTTGGGGACGAACGGGTACCGACGATCCGCACCGGGGGCAGATCGGGAGCGTGCGGGATCGGCTACCGGCTGGAGCAGGCGGTCGGCACCGCGCTGATTCCCGCGACGGCCATGCCCAGCAGCATGTTGCGGTTGTCTTCGCGTCCCCTCATGCCGCGCGAGGCTCGGTAAATGCCCTAGTGAGCCGCCGCCTCGACAGTGATCGCTTCGGCCGCACGCGCCTCGATCAGGTCAGCGTAGCGGCCATACTCCTCGGCCATTTCGAGCAGCTTCTCACGCACCGCGGCGTCGGTCACCTGACGGGCCAGCCGTTTCGCCTGATCGGATTGGAAGCGGTAATGTGCTGAGTCGGACATGTGGCACCTCACACGTATGTAAGGGGCCGCTTCCTAAAGGTTCATTGCAGCGTTTGCTTATGATCCGCCGGCTCTGCAATGTCCGCTGCCGTGTCCTCGCGAACCTCGACCTCGAACCAGCCCATCTCCTTGAGCTCACGCGCCTTCTTCTCGGCCGCGTCCTCGCTGTTGCGCTTCAACACGATTCGACTGGTGCCATCGCGGGCAAGGATCAAATAGGTCATCGCCTAAGCCCCCCTTTTTAAATTGCATACACCGTTTCGGCCGGCAAGGGCAGAAGCAATCTGGACGTTGCGTGGTCCTACGGGAATGTCCCCACGAATCCTGCCAGGGCCACGGGACGAGGGCTGGTGCCGGCTGAGGGGATTGAACCCCCGACCTTCAGTTTACAAAACTGCTGCTCTACCGCTGAGCTAAGCCGGCGAATGGGAGGATTTGCGAGGCTCGCATAGCAGACTTGGCGGGCGAGAGCCAGAAGCAGAAATGCCCGTGCCCCGGCGGCGGTCTACGCCTTCGAGCCGGCAACGAAAAGGCGGCCCTTAAGGCCGCCTTGTTCGCTGGATGCACCAAGCTCCGCGCTACTGGCAGGGATGCCGGCGGCCGTCGGCGCCGCGGAACCAGGTGCCGGGGGTGCAGACGAAGCCGTTCTGCCGGGCATATTCCGCGCCGCCGATCGGGGCGGTGGCGATCGCGGCGGCCGTTCCAACGGCGCCGCCGACCACACCGGCCGCAAGGCCGAATGGGCCGGGGTCGTAGCGGTTGTAGCTGCTCTGCCAGTCGCGATCGCGCCGGGTGGTACGGTGGTGATGGGCATAGCCCCGTCCCATCGTCGAGCACATTGCATGCACATGCGCGACATCCGCGACGACTGTCGCGATCTGCGTCTATTCGATCATGGCGAACGCCTTCGCCTGACGCGCCGACAGGTCGGGACATGCGCGTTAACGATTCCTGATGCTGTTTCTTCATAATTGAGCGGGCGCGGATGCTTACGCGTTAGGCTTACCGGCAGTTCGACCCGCGGCCTTAACCCTTGCGCCTGCGCGTTGCTTTAGGTTGCGCGTCGAACAACCGGGACGTGGCATGCGCATCGGCATAGCACTGGCGATACTGGCCGGAATGACCTCAGCGGCGTCGGCCGGCGGCGGCTTCGACATCGTCGTGCCCTCTCGCCCCGGCGTGCCCATCATCATCAATGGGGTCGACGCCTCCTACGCCGTGGTCGAGAGCGCCATGGGTCTCGCCCGCAACGAGTCGATGGTGCCGACGGTCTATGGCGGCCGCCCGGTCGATCCGGTGCCGAATGTCGGCCACTATTATCCAAGCCTCGGCCACATGCCCGGCTACGGCCGCCTCGAGGTCGAGCCGCCGGCGAACCGCCGCCTGCCGCAGCCGGCCGAGAGCTATCACCAGTTATGGTCGGCGCAATCGGCCCCGCTGCCGGCGCAGTCCAACGTCCCCGTCGATCCGCCGCCGGTGATCTACGCGCCGCAGTTCAACGGGACGCGCCCGGGTTCGGTGCCGCGGCCGCCGCATCCCCGGAGCCCGCAATAGCCTTCACGAAGCCCATACCAACGAAAAACACCTACAGGAGAGAGTAATGCGTCAAATGATTACAGGAATGATCGCGGCCGTGGCGGTCATGGCCGCTGCGCCCGCGATGGCATGCGGCTTCAGCCCGTGCGCCGCACCGGTTTATTCCGCGCCGGTCGTGACCTACGGCTACGGTTACGGCTATTCCGGCTGCAACCCCTGCGGCGGCTACGCCGGCTATGGCGGTTACGGCGGCTGGGGGGCAGTCGAGCGTCTGCCGGATCCGGATGCGGTCTATCCTGGCACCGCGCAGCAGTACTACTACGTGAACCAGGGCCCGACCTACACCGGTCCGGGCGACTGGGCGCCGCGTCCGTATTATCGCGAGGGCTATGGCCGCCCGTATTACGGCTATCGCCACTATGGCTACCGCGCGTATCACCACTATCGCCCGTGGTATCACCGTCCGCACTATGGCTATCGTTACGGCCATGCGCCGCGTCATGCCTACGCGCCGTATCACTACGGCCATCGCGTGCTGCGCCGCTATTACTGATCCGGCGATCTCTCGAAGAGATCAGCGCCCGTTCGCATCTCGCGAGCGGGCGTTTTGCTACATCAGCCCGAGCCGGCTCGCCCCGATATAGAGCGCGAGCACCGCGGCGTTCGATACGTTGAGGCTCTTGATCTCGCCGGGCATGTCGAGCCGGGCGACGACGCGGCAGGTCTCGCGCGTCAATTGCCGCAGGCCTTTGCCTTCGGCGCCGAGCACCAGCGCTAAGGGCTGCTGCAACTCCACCTTGCCGAGGTCTTCCGCGCCCTGGCTGTCGAGCCCGACGGTCTGGAAGCCGCGCTCGTTCAGCTCATTCAACGCGCGCGCCAGGTTCTGCACGGTGACCAGCGGCACCAGCTCGAGCGCGCCGGAGGCGGATTTCGCCAGCACCCCGGTCGCCTCCGGGCTGTGGCGGGCGGTGGTGACGATCGCCTTCACCGCGAAGGCCGCAGCCGAGCGCATGATGGCGCCGACATTGTGCGGATCGGTGATCTGGTCCAGCACCAGCACGATGCCCTCCTGCGCCAGTGTGTCGATGCCGGGCGAGGGCAGGGGATCGGCCTCCGCGAGCAGGCCCTGGTGCACGGCGTCGGGGGTGAGGCGCTGGTCGAGCGCGCTGGGACGGACGATTTCCGGCGCGACGCGGGTGTCGATATTCTCCTCAGCAAGGCGCCTCGCGGCGTTCTCGGTGAGGTAAAGCTTGCGGATATAGCGGTCCGGATTGGCGAGCGCGGCCGACACCGTGTGCCAGCCATAGAGAATCACCGGCCCGTCGGAACCCGATTCTCGCTCCCGCCAGGCCGGGGGACGAGAAAATTTCTGCCCTTTTTGGAAGGGTTTACCGCCCTTGCTTCGGAAATTGGGTTTGCGGTCGCGATCGCTCATGTGAGGCTTGTGTCACGGCTCCCGAATATTGGCAATTTAACCCGCAAATAGCGCGCAGGCTTGGTTGACTTTGACCGGTCCCTTCGCCCATAACGGCGCCCGACCGCGCGCCTGAACCGGGCCTGCGCGGTTATCAGCGTCATTTCGATGACCCGGTCCGCCGCCACTCGCGCGGCCGGTCTGGCGCTGTTAGACGGGGGAGTGTCCCGAGTGGCAAAGGGAGCTGACTGTAAATCAGCCGCCTCATGGCTTCGTAGGTTCGAGTCCTACCTCCCCCACCATCCCAATCTTTTGGCTTTGAAAGGTCTACTCTTTTTGGCCCGCGGCCCGCACCTGCCCCTGAGGTGCGGGAATAGAAGTTTCTTGTTCGGTTCTCGCGAGAGTATTCATGGCACCCGTCGCCAGCTTCTGCCGGTTGGCGGTTCGCGTGTAGAGGGCGGCCATCTTCCCACCCTCCCAGCCAAAGATCGCCTCGAGCTGAGCCTCCGTGGCCCCATTATTTGCTGCCCTGGTGGCCGCGGCCTTGCGGAGACCGTGGGCTGACTTCTTGATTCCGGCGGCGCGGCAGGCGTCGCGGAAAGCGTTGCCGACGCTCTCCTTAGTCATCCGATGGCCCTTGGCTGTGGCAATGAATGCCAGATCCCCGGTCGGCCCGGCGTCGAGGGTATTCTGCAGGACGTCAAGCACAGGAATCGTGACACGAGTTCCTGTCTTCTCGGTGTCGATGCTGATCACACCATTTTTGACGTGCTGCTTGCCGAGTGCTGCAGCGTCACCACGGCGCAATCCGGTATAGCAGTAGATATCGAACATGACGCGCTCACGAGTCCCGCGCGGCCACCGCTGTTCGAACTGGATGATCTCTTCTTCTTCCCAGACCGGGAAGCCCTTAGTCTTCGGCTTCGCTACGGACTTGCCGGCCGCCGGATCAGCTTTGACATGTTCGGCATCGACAGCCCATTTGAACAGGCCCTTCATGGTATCGAGAAAGTGCCGCGCCGCATGACCTTTGCGCCGATCGATGCCTGCTTTGATGGCCTTCCCGGTAATCTTGGACAAGGGCTGAACGCAGCAGACCAACTATGTTTGCGCGGATCGGCGTCATGCGGGCGTTGAACAGACACGGGCCGGTGCAACAGCCGCGCCGGAAACGGGCGAAGGCGTACAGGGTGATAGGCTCGACGAGATGAAGCTCTCGCGAATGGTTGTGGTTGCTACTATCGGCGATCTCGATCGAGGCTGCGCTCGGACCTATGCTGCCCATTGGCAGGGGCCGGGCAATGGCAATAGTTATAAATCTGCGATCATCCCGTATCGCTCGCAGCGAAGGCCAAAATCTTGCCTCAATGCTCGAACGCGCCGGTCGTCAGCGGCCCTTGCGATCAATTATGCATCAGATTCAATGTTCACCAAGACGTCCCCTGCGATGATTTCGGGGGTGCCAAGATCAAGGTCATGCAGGCTTGCTTGAACAAACTGCAGGACCTTATCGTTCGCCGCGTTGGCGCTTTCGCGGTCCTCGAATATCATCACAGCGACACCGACGCCTTCGCCCCCATCCAATACATAATAAGATTTAAATCCGGGCGATCCCTTCAGGATCTGGCCGATGCCGCTCTTGGCGCGGCGGGCAGCATCCGCAACCGAACGAACCTTAGTGTACTTTCGAACGAACATATACATGAGACCACCCATGCATCTCAGTTCCGGTCTCGCTCATCAAAGCATATCGGGCCGCTGCTGGACTAGGGCCTGCTTCCTCGATGGGACATTCTGACGGGCGGATTTCCGATCGGAATCGACAGCACTGGCGGCGTCGATGTCAGCAATTTCGACGTGACGCTCCATCTGATCTTCGTGGATGGACCATGCCCAAACGATGCGTCGGCTCCGAGCCAACAGCACGCAGGGTACGGCCCAACCTCGCATTAGCGGGGCTGGGCGACCTATGCCCTGCACTCAACGTCTCTCAATTAATTCTTACTTCTTGCTGAGCCTGTGGCTCAGCCTGCAGCTCAGCTTGTAGCTGAACCAGAAGCTGTGCTTACCCGCTTGCGCTGGGCACCGCGAACAGCACTGACCTAATCCAAGTAAGAGGCGGCCACGGCTGGGGACACGGCCACGGCTGGGGTCATGGCTACGGTTATCGACCATTTGGCTGGAGTCGCGGTCGCAAGGTCGGCTGGCGCG
The DNA window shown above is from Bradyrhizobium sp. ISRA464 and carries:
- a CDS encoding tetratricopeptide repeat protein, with translation MSRTTRFLTLAVLSMALAGGPVIKAYAAGGDQPSPPASDSGKGKKASKKDRRSSIDDQKFLAGYHAAYATIYDRHDYAAAIEQLKALGQDDRADVANLIGYSYRKLGDYKVSQIWYERALKADPNHVRTWQYYGLWQLEQGNRDQAQYHLNRIAQLAGTNSEEYRSLAAALEKPPGTALVY
- a CDS encoding outer membrane protein, encoding MKKFLLGTVALAALASPALAADMPARTYTKAPPPVTAPALVYNWTGFYIGGHVGGAFTDGTNLMGSDARFMGGVQGGFDYQFAPNWVMGIEAQYSWLPSSSNNGVLFPAGTLVTGNTDQIGSVTGRLGYTWGPALLYAKGGYAWRDNNNITATVGGVPAAFTTDGNHRDGYTVGAGLEYMFAPSWSAKAEYQYYNFGKTTFTGGPADIVGTSFRNDEHTVKLGINYRFGWGGPVGSNY
- a CDS encoding DUF6719 family protein, coding for MRKVALGLILSAVSVPCFAQTVLKSEPLILAPYEVVLVQDASCPTGKVLKVTGAIRGLHRRKVCVSLASEQASLATATP
- a CDS encoding alpha/beta hydrolase, translating into MSARFEPIVGRYMHLELFGRPHRIYVEEAGEGTPLLCLHTAGSDGRQYRGLMNDPRVTRDHRVIAFDMPWHGKSSPPEGWHDEEYQLTSAQYTTMILAVIDALELDKPIVIGCSIGGRIALQIDTRRCPLFLLSGEYDYSCTPEETLAVANSIPGAEATIMKGLGHFPMSEDPGAFLKHLLPVLEKIAAR
- the rlmB gene encoding 23S rRNA (guanosine(2251)-2'-O)-methyltransferase RlmB, translating into MSDRDRKPNFRSKGGKPFQKGQKFSRPPAWRERESGSDGPVILYGWHTVSAALANPDRYIRKLYLTENAARRLAEENIDTRVAPEIVRPSALDQRLTPDAVHQGLLAEADPLPSPGIDTLAQEGIVLVLDQITDPHNVGAIMRSAAAFAVKAIVTTARHSPEATGVLAKSASGALELVPLVTVQNLARALNELNERGFQTVGLDSQGAEDLGKVELQQPLALVLGAEGKGLRQLTRETCRVVARLDMPGEIKSLNVSNAAVLALYIGASRLGLM
- a CDS encoding tyrosine-type recombinase/integrase, whose protein sequence is MSKITGKAIKAGIDRRKGHAARHFLDTMKGLFKWAVDAEHVKADPAAGKSVAKPKTKGFPVWEEEEIIQFEQRWPRGTRERVMFDIYCYTGLRRGDAAALGKQHVKNGVISIDTEKTGTRVTIPVLDVLQNTLDAGPTGDLAFIATAKGHRMTKESVGNAFRDACRAAGIKKSAHGLRKAAATRAANNGATEAQLEAIFGWEGGKMAALYTRTANRQKLATGAMNTLARTEQETSIPAPQGQVRAAGQKE